In Neoarius graeffei isolate fNeoGra1 chromosome 17, fNeoGra1.pri, whole genome shotgun sequence, a single window of DNA contains:
- the LOC132901277 gene encoding histidine-rich protein PFHRP-II-like codes for MPTSTAPTFTSTRSTPKYCTHAHKYSLHAHKYFIHAHKYLLHAHKDSFHAHKDCTHTYKYSLHAHKYSLHTNKYGTHAHKYSLHAHKYCTHAHKYSLHPHNYSLHTHKYRTHAHKYLLHTHTYRTHAHKYSLHTHTYCTHAHKYSLHTHKYCTHAHKYSLHAHKYCTHAHKYSLHAHKYCTHAHNYSLHTYKYCTHTHNYLFQAHKYSLHTHKYPLHTYKYCTHTYKYLPHTQIYCTHIYKYLLHTYKYSFHAHKYCLHTYKYSHHVYNYSSHAHKYCTHLQYSLHPYNYSFHAHKYCTHTYNTRSMPTTTCSTPTSIVSIPTNMPSMPTSTASTPTSTHSTSTCSTPKRWVT; via the coding sequence ATGCCCACAAGTACTGCACCCACGTTCACAAGTACTCGCTCCACGCCCAAGTACTGTACCCACGCCCACAAGTACTCACTCCATGCCCACAAGTACTTCATCCACGCCCACAAGTACTTGCTCCACGCCCACAAGGACTCATTCCATGCCCACAAGGACTGTACCCACACCTACAAGTACTCGCTCCATGCCCACAAGTACTCGCTCCACACAAACAAGTACGGTACCCACGCCCACAAGTATTCACTCCACGCCCACAAGTACTGTACCCACGCCCACAAGTACTCGCTCCACCCCCACAATTACTCGCTCCACACCCACAAGTACCGTACCCATGCCCACAAGTACTTGCTCCACACCCACACGTACCGTACCCATGCCCACAAGTACTCACTCCACACCCACACGTACTGTACCCATGCCCACAAGTACTCGCTCCACACCCACAAGTACTGTACCCATGCCCACAAGTACTCACTCCATGCCCACAAGTACTGTACCCATGCCCACAAGTACTCACTCCATGCCCACAAGTACTGTACCCATGCCCACAATTACTCACTCCACACCTACAAGTACTGTACCCACACCCACAATTACTTGTTCCAAGCCCACAAGTATTCACTCCACACCCACAAGTACCCTCTTCACACCTACAAGTACTGTACCCACACCTACAAGTACTTGCCCCACACCCAGATATATTGTACCCACATCTACAAGTATTTGCTCCACACCTACAAGTACTCGTTCCATGCCCACAAGTACTGTCTCCACACTTACAAGTACTCGCACCATGTCTACAACTACTCGTCCCACGCCCACAAGTATTGTACCCACCTACAATACTCGCTCCACCCCTACAACTACTCATTCCATGCCCACAAGTATTGTACCCACACCTACAATACTCGCTCCATGCCAACAACTACTTGTTCCACTCCCACAAGTATTGTATCCATACCTACAAATATGCCTTCCATGCCCACAAGTACTGCCTCCACACCTACAAGTACTCATTCCACATCCACTTGCTCCACCCCCAAAAGATGGGTGACCTGA